A genome region from Nitrosopumilus oxyclinae includes the following:
- a CDS encoding 2,5-diamino-6-(ribosylamino)-4(3H)-pyrimidinone 5'-phosphate reductase: MEKFKPYVILSAAISVDGKIATRTGDSKLSSDKDLHRLHKLRAKVDAIIIGKNTLMRDDPLLTVRYSKGKNPIRIILDSKGEISDKSKILQTSAKVPTIIAVSKKITKSNLQKLNNFPVQVIITGEKSVNIKSLLKKLSEKKIKKILVEGGGTVNWEFIKQNIFDELIITISPFVIGGNDSISFVQGIGFDKISKSPNLHLKSVKRLKNHLVLNYRKV, translated from the coding sequence ATGGAAAAATTTAAGCCATATGTTATTTTGAGTGCTGCAATATCTGTTGATGGTAAAATTGCTACTAGAACAGGTGATTCAAAACTTTCTTCCGATAAAGATCTTCATAGATTACATAAACTAAGAGCAAAAGTAGATGCAATAATTATTGGAAAAAATACACTAATGCGTGATGATCCTTTGTTAACTGTACGTTATAGTAAAGGAAAAAACCCTATTAGAATAATTTTAGATTCTAAAGGTGAAATCTCTGATAAATCAAAAATTTTACAAACATCTGCTAAAGTACCAACAATAATAGCTGTATCTAAAAAAATTACGAAATCTAATTTACAAAAATTAAATAATTTCCCAGTTCAAGTAATAATTACTGGAGAAAAATCAGTTAATATCAAATCTTTGTTGAAAAAACTTTCAGAGAAAAAAATCAAAAAAATACTAGTTGAAGGTGGTGGAACCGTAAATTGGGAATTTATTAAACAAAATATTTTTGATGAATTGATCATAACCATTTCTCCATTTGTAATTGGAGGAAATGATTCAATATCTTTTGTTCAAGGTATTGGATTTGATAAAATTTCTAAATCCCCAAATTTACATCTCAAATCTGTCAAGAGGCTCAAAAACCATCTCGTTTTGAATTATCGAAAAGTGTAA
- a CDS encoding amidohydrolase family protein, producing the protein MLIKNTSVLIGQELDYVSNTDIRIQNDKFKKINSKIKPILKEETIDCEGLLMIPGFINAHTHIGDSVGKDISLNNTVNEKIHPVFGAKSKILKKTSNEILGNFMKNTCHSMLRKGITTFVDFREGSLDGVILLKKVLEDVPLRSIILGRIEFYQDAKEIKKNLSFPSVKSSELSELLKKCDGIGVSGANENSNSVLNYYSKIPKIRAIHSAETIQSISQSKKITGKSETIRALTLKPDFLVHMTFASKSDLKIASKKTRGIVICPRANSSLAEGIPDIDLMQKSGCILALGTDNVMINSPDMFREMDFIWKVTMGLHKKRIDAKEILKMATVNGGKILNKNIGSIESGKFADCIFLDKHALDLEPMHDPHASIVHRASESAIKAVMIGGKIVHGKI; encoded by the coding sequence ATGTTAATTAAAAATACTAGTGTTTTAATTGGTCAAGAATTAGATTATGTTTCAAACACCGATATTAGAATTCAAAATGATAAATTTAAAAAAATTAATTCAAAAATAAAACCAATTTTAAAAGAAGAAACTATAGATTGTGAAGGACTCTTGATGATACCTGGGTTCATTAATGCTCATACTCATATTGGAGATTCTGTAGGAAAAGATATTTCATTAAACAATACAGTTAATGAAAAAATTCATCCTGTTTTTGGTGCAAAATCAAAAATTTTAAAAAAAACATCAAATGAGATCCTAGGAAATTTTATGAAAAATACATGTCATTCAATGCTTCGAAAGGGAATTACTACATTTGTTGATTTCAGAGAGGGCAGTTTAGATGGTGTGATTTTATTAAAAAAAGTATTAGAAGATGTTCCTTTACGTTCAATTATCTTAGGTCGAATAGAATTCTATCAAGATGCCAAAGAAATTAAAAAAAATTTATCATTTCCAAGCGTAAAATCTTCTGAATTATCTGAATTACTCAAAAAATGTGATGGTATTGGTGTCAGTGGTGCAAATGAAAACAGTAATTCTGTATTGAATTATTATTCAAAAATACCAAAAATTAGAGCAATTCATTCTGCTGAAACTATACAAAGTATTTCTCAATCAAAAAAAATAACTGGAAAATCAGAAACAATTAGGGCTCTAACTCTAAAACCTGATTTTTTAGTTCATATGACATTTGCCTCAAAATCTGATCTTAAAATAGCCTCTAAAAAAACAAGAGGTATTGTAATTTGTCCTAGAGCTAATTCATCACTTGCTGAGGGGATTCCTGATATTGATTTAATGCAAAAGTCAGGCTGTATCTTAGCACTAGGCACAGATAATGTTATGATAAATTCCCCTGATATGTTTAGAGAAATGGATTTTATTTGGAAAGTAACTATGGGGTTACACAAAAAAAGAATTGATGCTAAAGAAATTCTTAAAATGGCAACAGTAAACGGTGGAAAAATTTTGAATAAAAATATTGGAAGTATTGAATCTGGAAAATTTGCTGATTGTATATTTTTAGATAAACATGCATTAGATTTAGAACCAATGCATGATCCACATGCATCAATTGTACATAGAGCATCTGAATCTGCAATTAAAGCCGTTATGATTGGAGGAAAAATAGTACATGGAAAAATTTAA
- a CDS encoding GTP cyclohydrolase IIa: MIQLSILKITEYGPWTLTLGSDREHELQMLQATIYKEIQKLFSDKNCIVFLNRADEFFVISNGLDLEEHIQIQKTLEKLFEVGMTISIGYGNSPFEANLKAYEGKQNKIILNSEHNIFGFIYEKSDTKVSIMHLDVDDLTSKRKTNSPYEISSIIFGLYSKMSKFFLEKNSLTFFMGGDNFMVVSTNEGKESVQDFINLIKNEDEILLNCGIGNAKTGREAVKLATKSLDTIREIRDSGKEKPEIYELSC, encoded by the coding sequence ATGATTCAACTAAGTATCCTAAAAATCACAGAATATGGTCCATGGACATTAACACTTGGTAGTGATAGAGAGCATGAACTCCAAATGCTTCAGGCAACTATCTACAAAGAGATACAGAAATTATTTTCTGATAAAAACTGCATAGTTTTTCTAAATAGAGCAGATGAATTTTTTGTAATTTCAAATGGATTAGATTTAGAAGAACATATTCAAATTCAAAAAACTCTTGAAAAATTATTTGAAGTTGGAATGACTATTTCTATCGGTTATGGTAATTCACCTTTTGAAGCAAATCTCAAAGCATATGAGGGGAAACAAAACAAAATTATCTTAAATTCTGAACACAATATTTTTGGTTTCATTTATGAAAAATCTGATACAAAAGTTTCAATAATGCATCTAGATGTTGATGATCTTACATCTAAACGAAAAACTAATTCTCCGTATGAAATTTCATCAATAATCTTTGGATTATATTCAAAAATGTCTAAATTCTTTTTAGAAAAAAATTCTCTTACATTTTTTATGGGTGGTGATAACTTTATGGTTGTATCAACTAATGAAGGAAAAGAGTCAGTTCAAGATTTCATTAATCTTATAAAAAATGAAGATGAAATTTTATTAAATTGTGGAATTGGTAATGCAAAAACTGGTAGAGAGGCAGTAAAATTAGCCACAAAATCCCTTGATACAATACGTGAAATTCGAGATTCAGGGAAAGAAAAACCTGAAATTTATGAATTATCATGTTAA
- the ribH gene encoding 6,7-dimethyl-8-ribityllumazine synthase: MNIAIVVSEFNEEVTSRMLSIAKEKAELMKLKISFTCMAPGAYDMPIIVDALLQKKDVDAVVTLGAIIKGQTKHDEVISHAAAQALTDLSLKYQKPVSLGISGPGMQERHAYARIRPVAERAVEAVVKISGELKRIQK; this comes from the coding sequence TTGAATATAGCAATAGTAGTTTCGGAATTCAATGAGGAAGTGACGTCTAGGATGCTCTCTATTGCCAAAGAAAAAGCAGAACTAATGAAATTAAAAATATCTTTCACTTGTATGGCTCCAGGAGCCTATGATATGCCTATCATAGTTGATGCATTATTGCAGAAAAAAGATGTTGATGCTGTAGTCACTTTAGGTGCTATCATTAAAGGACAAACAAAACATGATGAAGTCATTTCACATGCAGCTGCTCAAGCACTTACAGATTTATCATTAAAATATCAAAAACCTGTTTCTTTAGGAATTTCAGGTCCAGGAATGCAGGAAAGACATGCTTATGCTAGAATTAGACCAGTTGCAGAACGAGCAGTAGAGGCAGTTGTAAAAATTTCTGGTGAGCTAAAAAGGATTCAAAAATGA
- the ribB gene encoding 3,4-dihydroxy-2-butanone-4-phosphate synthase yields the protein MSLDSALQSLKRGEFVLLFDSAGRENEIDMVVAAEFVTPEHVARMRQHAGGLLCIAIENNFAASLDLQYMHEILADSSISNKEMIMGLAPYGDHPTFSLSVNHYQTYTGITDKDRALTINEMAKIYNVENKQKKFASSFKTPGHVPLLIASKGLLAARQGHTEMSVYLAQIAGLTPVTAICEMMDAETYTALSVDKAEKFAKQNGIPLIDGKELLEYAKVN from the coding sequence ATGTCACTTGATTCTGCATTACAATCTTTGAAACGTGGAGAGTTTGTTCTATTGTTTGACTCTGCAGGGAGAGAAAATGAAATTGATATGGTTGTGGCTGCAGAATTTGTAACTCCTGAACATGTTGCAAGGATGCGTCAACATGCTGGTGGACTATTATGTATTGCAATTGAAAATAATTTTGCAGCATCTCTTGATTTACAATATATGCATGAAATTCTTGCTGACTCTTCAATTTCAAACAAAGAAATGATCATGGGATTAGCTCCTTATGGCGATCATCCAACTTTTTCATTATCTGTAAATCATTACCAAACATACACTGGAATTACTGATAAAGATAGGGCATTGACAATTAATGAAATGGCTAAAATCTATAATGTTGAAAACAAGCAGAAAAAATTTGCATCATCTTTTAAGACTCCTGGACATGTTCCTTTATTGATAGCATCCAAAGGTTTGTTAGCTGCACGTCAAGGACATACAGAGATGTCTGTTTATTTAGCACAAATTGCAGGTTTAACTCCAGTAACTGCAATATGCGAAATGATGGATGCTGAAACTTATACAGCATTATCTGTGGATAAAGCAGAAAAATTTGCAAAACAAAATGGAATTCCATTAATTGATGGAAAAGAGCTATTAGAATACGCTAAGGTGAATTAG
- a CDS encoding riboflavin synthase — protein sequence MFTGIIEGIGKVEKISKNTKNRSDIQMTVNLGKHAKGLKIGQSVALNGVCLTATKLSKSSCIFEMIEETTKKTDLGNLKIGGIVNIERSLKAGDRLEGHFVLGHVDGVAIIKKILKKPKEVQVWFEVPKKLSKFVVKKGSIALDGISLTVVDIKNSLASVSLIPHTIEITNFHTKKVGDKVNIETDILGKYILK from the coding sequence ATGTTTACTGGAATTATTGAAGGAATCGGTAAAGTAGAAAAAATTTCTAAAAATACAAAAAATAGAAGTGATATTCAAATGACTGTAAATTTAGGAAAACATGCAAAGGGATTGAAAATTGGACAAAGTGTTGCTCTAAATGGAGTTTGTCTTACTGCAACAAAACTTTCTAAATCTAGTTGTATTTTTGAAATGATTGAAGAAACTACCAAAAAAACTGATCTTGGAAATTTAAAGATTGGAGGAATTGTAAATATTGAACGTAGCTTAAAAGCAGGTGATAGACTAGAGGGACATTTTGTTTTGGGTCATGTGGATGGCGTTGCAATAATTAAAAAAATTCTAAAAAAACCAAAGGAAGTACAAGTTTGGTTTGAAGTTCCAAAAAAATTATCTAAATTTGTAGTGAAAAAAGGTTCTATTGCTCTAGATGGAATTAGTTTAACTGTTGTTGATATAAAAAATTCACTAGCTTCAGTTTCATTAATACCTCATACAATTGAGATTACAAATTTTCATACAAAAAAGGTAGGCGATAAAGTTAATATTGAAACTGATATTCTTGGAAAATATATCCTAAAGTAA
- a CDS encoding tetratricopeptide repeat protein: MVDLLDPSSVITRMFDAEKYEELYTYCKELLEKTPNDMLALQNISLALIYLKKYEECIDYCNKVLEIKNSDTYALKNKIFALENLKQYEQVIELCQQILSTNSKDTWALNSMGLSLNELNRHKEALECYDTSLLIDPNDITALMNKAISLSHLGNYRDAIDYYDKAQMIDPKLKELPLAKSRLFEKLKLSDDAFLAAQGVLNKDMEKIKYDAKKNKCSVFHQFCNDEFKTSNSE; the protein is encoded by the coding sequence ATGGTAGATCTTCTTGATCCTTCAAGTGTCATAACTAGGATGTTTGATGCTGAAAAATATGAAGAGTTGTACACATATTGTAAGGAATTACTAGAAAAAACTCCAAATGATATGCTTGCTTTACAAAATATCTCATTAGCTTTGATTTACCTAAAAAAATATGAAGAGTGTATTGATTACTGCAACAAAGTTTTAGAGATAAAAAATTCTGATACTTATGCCTTAAAAAATAAGATTTTTGCTCTTGAAAATTTGAAACAATATGAACAAGTTATTGAATTATGCCAACAAATCCTTTCAACTAATTCTAAAGATACATGGGCTCTAAACAGCATGGGTTTGTCCCTAAATGAATTAAATCGTCATAAAGAAGCTCTTGAATGCTACGATACATCACTTCTCATAGATCCAAATGATATTACAGCCTTGATGAATAAAGCAATTTCATTAAGTCATTTAGGAAATTATCGTGATGCTATAGATTACTATGATAAAGCTCAAATGATTGATCCAAAATTGAAAGAACTTCCACTTGCTAAATCACGCTTATTTGAGAAATTGAAACTGAGTGATGATGCATTTTTAGCAGCTCAAGGAGTTCTCAATAAGGATATGGAAAAAATCAAATATGATGCTAAGAAAAACAAATGTTCTGTATTTCATCAATTTTGTAATGATGAATTTAAAACATCAAATTCTGAATAA
- a CDS encoding response regulator encodes MSKSVIVIDDDEDTVRLFSEFLEENDINVIGNGFDGVTAVKLFKETNPDVVLIDLNMPNGSGFYAIKKIQEINPRARIIAVTADGSYTTEEKLEKLNIPLIQKPFKMDQVISIIKN; translated from the coding sequence ATGTCAAAATCGGTTATAGTTATTGATGATGATGAGGATACTGTTAGACTGTTTAGCGAATTTCTAGAAGAGAATGACATCAATGTTATTGGAAATGGATTTGATGGTGTTACAGCTGTAAAACTTTTCAAAGAAACTAATCCAGATGTTGTCTTAATTGATCTTAATATGCCAAATGGAAGCGGATTTTATGCAATTAAAAAAATTCAAGAAATTAATCCTAGAGCACGAATAATTGCCGTAACTGCAGATGGAAGTTATACAACTGAAGAGAAATTGGAAAAATTAAACATCCCTCTTATCCAAAAACCATTCAAGATGGATCAAGTTATTTCAATAATCAAAAATTAA
- a CDS encoding transcriptional regulator produces MGGIDRLIASSLSSEIKKNLDLEILKDTERELFLEHGMSIKLSIEHFQKFTSVLRKKSTMDVKKFENDCIDKILKVKKRDDKFLVTIVNSDLRDLILELFGDIETRKIISTLLENEYTIPKILKESKVPKTSGYRKIENLILHGFIIESGKVLSESKKISKLQCVFQEIKLDIKKDKMEIVGIVNKKLFEKSTSMKSIIELLG; encoded by the coding sequence ATGGGCGGTATTGATAGATTGATAGCATCTTCGCTATCATCTGAAATTAAAAAAAATCTAGATTTAGAAATTCTAAAGGATACAGAGAGGGAATTATTTTTAGAACATGGTATGTCAATAAAATTATCAATAGAACATTTTCAGAAATTTACCAGTGTACTTCGAAAAAAGTCCACAATGGATGTTAAGAAATTTGAAAATGACTGTATAGATAAAATTCTCAAAGTAAAAAAAAGAGATGATAAATTTTTAGTAACTATCGTTAATTCAGATTTGAGAGATTTAATTTTAGAATTATTTGGAGATATTGAAACTAGAAAAATTATCTCTACACTATTAGAAAATGAATATACAATTCCGAAAATTCTTAAAGAATCCAAAGTTCCTAAAACATCAGGATATAGAAAAATAGAAAATTTGATTTTACATGGATTTATCATAGAGTCAGGTAAAGTTCTTAGTGAAAGTAAAAAAATATCTAAACTACAATGTGTATTTCAAGAAATAAAATTAGATATTAAAAAAGACAAAATGGAAATTGTTGGAATTGTAAATAAAAAGTTGTTTGAGAAAAGTACCAGTATGAAATCAATTATTGAATTACTTGGATAA
- a CDS encoding HpcH/HpaI aldolase/citrate lyase family protein → MTQLFRSLIFVPGNNSRFLEKAKTLQADIVCFDLEDSVPDNEKTNARKLIKSALKARKLYKSSIFVRTNSPSSGKIPSDLKEIVQKGIDGIVIPKVNNVKEMKKIEKLLSNLEKTKNLKPIQIIPSIESAEGVVNTFDIASFGKRVSAVVFGVFDLLNDLGVEYTKDSEGEKYSRRKIPVDAHAAGVAVIDAIWQDLKDSKGLEKDCKLGKNLGYTGKSIIHPDQIPVVHKLFHPNKSEISWARKVCEIYLESTKKGKGATTVDGKMIDEVHFKQAKALLELVK, encoded by the coding sequence ATGACTCAGCTTTTTCGAAGTCTTATTTTTGTACCTGGAAATAATTCCAGATTCTTAGAAAAAGCAAAAACACTCCAAGCTGACATTGTTTGTTTTGATTTAGAAGACTCTGTTCCAGATAATGAAAAAACAAACGCACGAAAATTAATCAAATCTGCATTAAAGGCACGAAAATTATACAAATCTTCAATTTTTGTTAGAACAAATTCTCCAAGTTCAGGCAAAATTCCATCTGATCTTAAAGAAATTGTTCAAAAAGGAATTGATGGAATTGTAATACCTAAAGTAAATAATGTAAAAGAGATGAAAAAAATTGAAAAATTATTATCAAATTTAGAAAAAACCAAAAATCTAAAGCCTATTCAAATTATCCCTTCAATTGAATCTGCAGAAGGAGTTGTGAATACTTTTGATATTGCATCTTTTGGAAAACGAGTTTCTGCTGTAGTTTTTGGTGTGTTTGATTTACTAAATGATTTAGGAGTAGAGTACACAAAAGATTCTGAAGGGGAAAAATATTCTAGAAGAAAAATTCCTGTAGATGCTCATGCTGCAGGTGTTGCAGTAATTGATGCCATCTGGCAAGATCTTAAAGATTCTAAAGGATTAGAAAAGGATTGTAAATTAGGAAAAAATCTAGGATATACAGGAAAAAGCATTATTCATCCAGATCAAATACCAGTGGTTCACAAATTATTTCATCCGAACAAAAGCGAAATATCATGGGCTCGGAAAGTATGTGAAATTTATCTTGAATCTACCAAAAAAGGCAAAGGGGCAACCACTGTAGATGGAAAAATGATAGATGAGGTTCATTTCAAGCAAGCAAAGGCACTTCTTGAACTTGTAAAATGA
- a CDS encoding zinc-binding dehydrogenase, with the protein MKAVVYNEYAPDDNYAKILKVQDIDDPKPKSDEVVFSVKAAALNYNDIWGMRGVPVAVPLPHVSGSDAAGDVIAVGEDVKNIKVGDRVVSHSNMSCRVCKACTDGREFDCIKRTIWGFQTGPTWGAFQEVTHLPEVNVSKIPEGLSYDDAAAASMTILTSWHMLVGRAKITPGQTVLIMGGGSGVGSFGIQIAKLYNCDVIATASPDKLDKCLELGADYAVDHRKEDWSKEVYKISKEIAKTKGEAPGIDLSFDHIGETHWNQQLQLLKYGATLVSCGATTGYNAKTDLRHVFFKGTNILGSTQGTKAELDQALYWMGQGKIKAAIDSTYTFEQAAEAHTKMLTGKGMFGKILMKPEGV; encoded by the coding sequence ATGAAAGCCGTTGTATACAATGAATATGCACCAGATGATAATTATGCTAAAATCCTCAAAGTCCAGGATATAGATGACCCAAAACCAAAATCAGACGAAGTAGTATTTTCAGTAAAAGCTGCTGCTTTGAATTATAATGATATTTGGGGAATGCGTGGAGTTCCAGTTGCAGTTCCATTACCACACGTATCAGGATCTGATGCCGCAGGTGATGTTATCGCAGTTGGTGAGGATGTTAAAAATATCAAAGTTGGAGATAGAGTAGTTTCTCACTCAAACATGTCATGTAGAGTTTGTAAAGCTTGTACTGACGGTAGAGAATTTGACTGTATTAAGAGAACCATTTGGGGATTCCAAACTGGTCCTACTTGGGGAGCATTCCAAGAAGTAACTCATCTTCCTGAAGTAAATGTTTCAAAAATTCCTGAAGGACTATCATATGATGACGCAGCTGCTGCATCAATGACTATTCTAACTTCATGGCACATGCTAGTTGGCAGAGCCAAGATTACACCTGGACAAACCGTCTTGATAATGGGTGGTGGTTCTGGAGTTGGAAGCTTTGGAATTCAAATAGCAAAACTATACAATTGTGATGTAATTGCAACTGCAAGTCCTGACAAACTAGACAAATGTTTAGAACTTGGCGCAGATTATGCAGTAGATCACAGAAAAGAAGATTGGAGCAAAGAAGTCTACAAGATTTCAAAAGAAATTGCAAAGACAAAAGGTGAAGCACCAGGAATTGATTTATCATTTGATCACATTGGTGAAACACACTGGAATCAGCAACTACAATTACTGAAGTACGGTGCAACCCTAGTTTCATGTGGTGCAACCACTGGTTACAACGCAAAGACTGATCTTAGACATGTATTCTTCAAAGGAACAAACATCTTAGGTTCAACACAAGGAACCAAAGCCGAACTTGATCAAGCCCTTTACTGGATGGGTCAAGGAAAAATTAAAGCAGCAATTGACTCAACTTATACCTTTGAGCAAGCAGCTGAGGCTCACACAAAGATGTTAACCGGAAAAGGAATGTTCGGAAAAATCTTAATGAAGCCAGAGGGCGTTTAG
- a CDS encoding DNA-binding protein: MSFPESNEPPVDNTNHELAAQKEQILKQVLSPEARMRLNNIKMVKPDLSEMVEQYLVGMASQGKIPGQISDEQLKQILLSTQQPKRDFKINRV, encoded by the coding sequence ATGAGTTTTCCAGAATCTAACGAACCTCCTGTTGATAACACAAATCATGAATTAGCTGCACAAAAAGAGCAAATTCTAAAACAAGTCTTATCTCCTGAAGCTAGAATGAGACTAAATAATATCAAAATGGTAAAACCCGATCTCTCTGAGATGGTTGAACAATATCTTGTTGGTATGGCTTCTCAAGGAAAAATCCCAGGCCAAATCTCTGATGAACAATTAAAGCAGATTTTGCTATCTACACAGCAACCAAAACGTGATTTTAAGATAAATCGTGTTTAA
- a CDS encoding 30S ribosomal protein S19e gives MAKVYDVPADLLIERLSTALKSEDIPAPSWIPFVKTGAHADKPPQNREWWHTRCASIMRKIYLNGPIGINALRNDYGGGKPSGYGAAHHKDAGGAIIRNAIQGLEKLGYVEKVEKKGRIISKQGMQKLDRLSTEILKELIVETPQLKIYS, from the coding sequence ATGGCAAAGGTATACGATGTACCAGCAGATTTGTTGATAGAAAGACTATCTACAGCACTAAAGAGTGAAGATATTCCTGCACCTTCTTGGATACCATTTGTCAAAACTGGAGCTCATGCAGATAAACCTCCTCAAAATAGAGAATGGTGGCATACAAGATGTGCTTCAATTATGAGAAAAATTTACCTAAATGGACCAATCGGAATTAATGCTTTAAGAAATGATTATGGCGGCGGTAAACCATCTGGTTATGGCGCAGCACATCACAAAGATGCTGGTGGCGCAATTATCCGTAATGCAATTCAAGGATTAGAAAAACTTGGATATGTAGAAAAAGTTGAGAAGAAAGGAAGAATAATTTCTAAACAAGGAATGCAAAAGCTTGATAGATTATCTACTGAAATTCTCAAAGAACTAATTGTTGAAACCCCGCAATTGAAGATATACTCTTAG
- a CDS encoding RNase P subunit, with protein sequence MQILIENAITNAKQNPKLSQRQASLARRISTRHKIRMPYYLRMVFCKKCKSFIAPGVNSRFRLGRASVKSIRISCNLCGHTYRKIISQ encoded by the coding sequence ATGCAAATTCTTATTGAAAATGCAATTACTAATGCAAAACAAAATCCTAAACTTTCTCAGCGACAAGCTTCTCTTGCCCGAAGAATTAGCACTCGGCATAAAATCAGAATGCCATACTATCTTAGAATGGTATTTTGTAAAAAATGCAAATCCTTTATTGCGCCTGGGGTAAATTCTAGATTTCGATTAGGTAGAGCATCTGTAAAGTCGATCAGAATTTCTTGTAACTTGTGTGGGCATACTTATCGCAAAATTATATCTCAATGA